A section of the Phycodurus eques isolate BA_2022a chromosome 4, UOR_Pequ_1.1, whole genome shotgun sequence genome encodes:
- the nsmce2 gene encoding E3 SUMO-protein ligase NSE2, translating to MYQNFSLVNSTLSSLKSCQADLLTGMDVVTSVAMDLAEDLDGEGNSGISEMEALMLECAKLDREIDCFVDTVQQATVEVTEQQQEALFTISSRVKKKFTEKIAQLSDTDLQTHQKIVAFKESIKSSRNRHTKILASQESANMEELDDELAVTQTQVIFTCPLTQADMVNPMKNKKCNHHYDENPIRILIETRRSQKKKCCCPVVGCGNKDVQESDLVPDHTLKRQIMDQKRQSNGT from the exons ATGTATCAAAATTTTAGCCTCGTGAACAGCACTCTGTCCAGCCTCAAGTCGTGTCAGGCCGACCTCCTCACGGGAATGGACGTCGTCACCTCCGTGGCCATGGACCTGGCGGAGGACCTCG ATGGAGAGGGGAACTCTGGCATCAGTGAAATGGAGGCCCTCATGTTGGAATGTGCCAAGCTCGACCGAGAAATTGACTGCTTTGTTGACACTGTGCAACAAGCCACAGTGGAG GTGACTGAACAGCAACAAGAGGCCTTGTTTACCATCAGTTCCAGAGTGAAGAAGAAGTTCACTGAAAAAATTGCTCAACTATCTGACACAGATCTGCAGACTCACCAGAAAATAGTTGCTTTTAAGGAAAGCATCAAGAGTTCTCGCAACCGACATACAAAAATACTTG CCAGCCAAGAGTCGGCGAACATGGAGGAGCTGGACGATGAACTTGCTGTGACGCAGACCCAAGTCATCTTCACCTGCCCTCTCACCCAG GCGGACATGGTCAACCCGATGAAGAATAAGAAGTGTAACCACCATTATGACGAAAACCCTATCAGAATCCTCATTGAAACAAGACGCAGTCAGAAGAAGAAGTGCTG CTGCCCTGTGGTGGGTTGTGGAAACAAAGATGTGCAAGAGTCAGACCTGGTTCCTGACCACACTCTGAAGAGACAGATCATGGACCAAAAGAGACAGAGCAATGGCACATAA
- the LOC133402014 gene encoding protein LRATD2-like, with amino-acid sequence MGNQVEKLTHLNYVEVPTSDPNGLEPDVDDGPRIGVSYIFSNDGGGDGDGDDDEDDNSEPFPPENPLAKHEEKPFAPEDELECSVYFREECMFERGPGTATHSAESLLNKCRPGDVLEFVATGQYPHWAVYVGDFQVVHLHRAEIKNGFLTDVSQGKRGRIVNALYRYRALQPQMIVRNAVDHVGSRDRELYWRNSECFAAWCRFGRREFKIGGEIRIGKQPYRLNMHFSDKKSHVLEFQSLEDVIMERRRNDQIGKDAVMQELANHLKAAQDFQEDSLGN; translated from the coding sequence ATGGGGAACCAGGTGGAGAAACTAACTCATCTGAATTACGTGGAGGTGCCCACGTCGGACCCGAATGGCTTGGAGCCTGACGTGGACGACGGACCGCGCATCGGCGTCTCTTACATTTTCTCgaacgacggcggcggcgacggcgacggtgacgacgacgaggatGACAATTCGGAGCCCTTCCCACCGGAGAACCCCCTCGCGAAGCACGAAGAGAAGCCGTTCGCACCCGAAGACGAGCTGGAGTGTTCGGTTTACTTCCGAGAGGAGTGCATGTTCGAGCGGGGCCCCGGAACCGCCACGCACTCGGCCGAGAGTCTGCTCAACAAGTGCAGACCCGGAGACGTGCTGGAGTTCGTGGCCACGGGACAGTACCCGCACTGGGCCGTGTACGTGGGCGACTTCCAGGTGGTCCACTTGCATCGGGCGGAGATCAAGAACGGCTTCCTCACCGACGTGAGTCAGGGCAAGAGGGGCCGCATCGTGAACGCTCTCTACCGCTACAGGGCGCTCCAGCCGCAGATGATCGTCCGTAATGCCGTGGATCACGTGGGCTCCAGGGACCGAGAACTCTACTGGAGGAACTCCGAGTGCTTTGCGGCCTGGTGCCGCTTTGGTCGGCGAGAGTTTAAAATCGGAGGAGAGATCAGGATCGGAAAACAGCCTTACCGCTTAAATATGCACTTTTCCGATAAGAAGAGCCACGTCCTGGAGTTCCAGAGCCTGGAGGACGTGATCatggagaggaggaggaatgACCAGATCGGGAAGGATGCTGTAATGCAAGAACTGGCCAATCACCTGAAGGCAGCGCAGGACTTTCAAGAGGACTCTTTAGGAAACTGA